From a region of the Malania oleifera isolate guangnan ecotype guangnan chromosome 12, ASM2987363v1, whole genome shotgun sequence genome:
- the LOC131144210 gene encoding E3 ubiquitin-protein ligase MPSR1-like — MASETEALETSFLERLISSRNRDLSLFIPFILGLANPSAPRQSENDPDEETDDRASPVERIILINPFTQGMIVIEGSSTMDALLRELQGKEGQPPASKSSIESLPEVEVAEADAECVICLEEWEIGGKAKEMPCKHRFHANCIGKWLQIHGSCPVCRYKMPVDEEDAGKKGDGDVSDGGDDEGRGRRGVQREIWVSFSFNGSSRRGDSNHGSSDDSNDSSP; from the coding sequence ATGGCGTCTGAAACAGAGGCACTTGAAACATCCTTTCTAGAGCGTCTTATAAGCTCGCGAAACAGAGACCTCTCTCTGTTTATCCCCTTCATCTTGGGCCTCGCGAACCCATCCGCCCCAAGACAAAGCGAGAACGACCCAGATGAAGAAACAGATGATAGAGCTAGCCCAGTTGAACGGATCATCCTCATCAACCCTTTCACCCAAGGTATGATCGTGATCGAAGGTTCTTCCACCATGGATGCTCTGCTTCGCGAGCTGCAGGGCAAGGAGGGGCAGCCGCCTGCATCCAAATCCTCCATCGAGTCCTTGCCGGAGGTGGAGGTCGCGGAGGCGGACGCGGAGTGCGTGATATGTTTGGAGGAGTGGGAGATTGGGGGAAAGGCCAAGGAGATGCCTTGCAAGCACAGGTTTCACGCGAATTGCATAGGGAAGTGGTTGCAGATCCATGGGTCTTGCCCTGTTTGCAGATACAAGATGCCTGTCGACGAAGAAGACGCGGGCAAGAAGGGAGACGGGGATGTCAGTGATGGCGGTGACGATGAAGGCAGAGGGAGGAGGGGGGTTCAGAGGGAAATTTGGGTGAGTTTTTCCTTCAATGGCAGTAGCAGAAGAGGGGACTCAAATCATGGTTCTTCCGATGATTCCAATGATTCAAGTCCATAA